The Setaria italica strain Yugu1 chromosome IX, Setaria_italica_v2.0, whole genome shotgun sequence genome has a window encoding:
- the LOC101763676 gene encoding calcium-transporting ATPase 7, plasma membrane-type: MAADYLIAVGRSTADPTRWMKRWRKAGNVIRTCHRLARLARLALLSADILRRTGSYVTIKIHDDVDADTDADAADASKSANAAPVEFSVAADDQDFNGLVKEKRVDCFRRLGGAAGIAAALASGAEAGICGDEGDLRRRREAFGANTYPRRKPKGFWRHVWEALSDVFLIVLLFCAAVSLGFGIKEHGLRDGWYDGVSIFLAVFLVAAVSAVSNHGQAKRFDRLASQSDDVAVTVVRGGRRQEVSIFDVVVGDVVVLKIGDAVPADGVFLDGHALQVDESSMTGEPHPVHVGADDSPFLASGVKVLDGYGQMLVTAVGTDTAWGEMMSSITREKTEPTPLQERLERLTSSIGKVGVAVAVLVFAVLTARHFTGSTRDEQGRPIFDRQHVTFNAVFSGLVGIFQQAVTIIVVAIPEGLPLAVTLTLAFSMKRMAKEHALVRTLSACETMGSVTAICTDKTGTLTLNQMKVTEFWVGTDRPSKAVAGAVDGGVVGLLCQGAGLNTTGSVYRPDNVSPPEISGSPTEKALLSWGVEELGMDADALRRSCNVLRVEAFNSDKKRSGVLVRDNATGAVIAHWKGAAEMVLASCSAYVGADGEVRELGVEQRRELEKVISDMAAASLRCIAFAYKKVADGEDAKIDDEGLTLLGFVGLKDPCRPEVRTAIEACTKAGVAVKMVTGDNVLTARAIARECGIISDSDRDGIVIEGHEFRAMSADEQLEIVDRIRVMARSLPMDKLVLVQRLKQKGHVVAVTGDGTNDAPALKEADVGLSMGIQGTEVAKESSDIVIMNDNFDTVVTATRWGRCVFNNIQKFIQFQLTVNVAALIINLVSALTSGKMPLTTVQLLWVNLIMDTMGALALATDKPTKALMRHPPIGRTAPLISNAMWRNLAAQAAFQVAVLLALQYRGRDVFGVGEKANGTMIFNAFVLCQVFNEFNAREIEKKNVFAGVLRNRMFLGIIAVTLAMQVVMVELLTRFAGTQRLGLAQWGFCVAIAAMSWPIGWAIKFIPVPDRPIHEILATRKFF; this comes from the coding sequence ATGGCCGCCGACTACCTGATCGCCGTCGGCAGGTCCACGGCGGACCCGACGCGGTGGATGAAGAGGTGGAGGAAGGCCGGGAACGTCATCCGGACCTGCCACCGCCTGGCCCGACTTGCCCGCCTCGCGCTCCTCTCCGCTGACATCCTGCGCCGCACGGGCTCCTACGTCACCATCAAGATCCACGACGATGTTGATGCTGACACTGACGCCGACGCGGCCGACGCATCCAAGTCTGCCAACGCCGCGCCGGTGGAATTCTCTGTCGCCGCGGACGACCAGGACTTCAATGGCCTGGTCAAGGAGAAGCGCGTCGACTGCTtccgccgcctcggcggcgccgctgggatcgccgccgcgctggcgtccggcgcggaggccggcaTCTGTGGCGACGAGGGcgacctgcgccgccgccgcgaggctTTCGGCGCCAACACGTACCCGCGCCGGAAGCCCAAAGGGTTCTGGCGCCACGTGTGGGAGGCGCTCAGCGACGTGTTCTTGATCGTGCTGCTCTTCTGCGCCGCCGTGTCCCTGGGCTTCGGCATCAAGGAGCACGGCCTCAGGGACGGCTGGTACGACGGAGTCAGCATCTTCCTTGCCGTGTTCCTGGTGGCCGCCGTCTCCGCGGTCAGCAACCACGGCCAGGCCAAGCGGTTCGATAGGCTGGCCAGCCAGTCCGACGACGTCGCGGTCACCGTCGTGCGCGGCGGCCGCAGGCAGGAGGTCTCCATCTTCGACGTCGTCGTGGGCGACGTCGTGGTGCTCAAGATCGGCGACGCCGTCCCCGCCGACGGCGTCTTCCTCGACGGGCACGCGCTGCAGGTGGACGAGTCAAGCATGACCGGCGAGCCTCACCCCGTGCACGTCGGCGCCGACGACAGCCCCTTCCTCGCCTCCGGCGTCAAGGTGCTCGACGGCTATGGCCAGATGCTCGTCACGGCCGTCGGCACGGACACCGCGTGGGGCGAGATGATGAGCAGCATCACCAGGGAGAAGACGGAGCCGACGCCGCTGCAGGAGCGCCTCGAGCGCCTCACCTCCAGCATCGGCAAGGttggcgtcgccgtcgcggtgcTCGTCTTCGCCGTGCTCACCGCGCGCCACTTCACCGGCAGCACCAGGGACGAACAGGGCAGGCCCATCTTCGATCGGCAGCATGTCACCTTCAACGCCGTCTTCAGCGGGCTCGTCGGGATATTCCAGCAGGCCGTCACCATCATTGTCGTCGCCATCCCCGAGGGCCTCCCGCTCGCTGTCACGCTGACGCTGGCATTCTCCATGAAGCGGATGGCCAAGGAGCACGCCCTGGTGCGCACGCTGTCGGCGTGCGAGACCATGGGCTCCGTCACCGCCATCTGCACCGACAAGACAGGAACGCTCACGCTGAACCAGATGAAGGTGACCGAGTTCTGGGTCGGCACCGACCGACCTTCcaaggcggtggcgggcgcggtcgacggcggcgtcgtcggcTTGCTCTGCCAGGGAGCGGGGCTGAACACGACGGGGAGCGTGTACAGGCCGGACAACGTCTCACCGCCGGAGATATCGGGGAGCCCGACGGAGAAGGCGCTGCTGTCGTGGGGCGTGGAGGAGCTCGGCATGGACGCCGACGCGCTGAGGAGGAGCTGCAACGTGCTGCGCGTCGAGGCCTTCAACTCCGACAAGAAGCGCAGCGGCGTGCTGGTCAGGGACAACGCGACCGGCGCGGTGATCGCGCACTGGAAAGGCGCCGCGGAGATGGTCCTGGCGAGCTGCTCGGCGTATGTCGGTGCGGACGGCGAGGTGCGCGAGCTCGGCGTCGAGCAGAGGAGGGAGCTCGAGAAGGTCATCAGCGACATGGCGGCGGCCAGCCTTCGGTGCATCGCGTTCGCCTACAAGAAGGTCGCCGACGGAGAGGACGCGAAGATCGACGACGAGGGCCTGACATTGCTGGGCTTCGTTGGCTTGAAGGACCCGTGCCGGCCGGAGGTCAGGACCGCCATCGAGGCCTGCAcgaaggcgggcgtcgccgtcaAGATGGTCACCGGCGACAACGTTCTCACGGCGCGTGCCATTGCCAGGGAGTGCGGCATCATCTCGGACAGCGATCGCGACGGGATTGTGATCGAGGGGCACGAGTTCCGCGCCATGTCGGCGGATGAGCAGCTGGAGATCGTGGATCGCATCCGTGTGATGGCGCGGTCGCTGCCCATGGACAAGCTGGTGCTGGTGCAGCGCCTGAAGCAGAAGGGCCACGTTGTCGCGGTCACTGGCGACGGCACCAACGACGCGCCGGCGCTCAAGGAGGCCGACGTAGGCCTGTCCATGGGAATCCAGGGCACCGAGGTCGCCAAGGAGAGCTCCGACATCGTGATCATGAACGACAACTTCGACACGGTGGTGACCGCCACCCGGTGGGGCCGCTGCGTCTTCAACAACATCCAGAAGTTCATCCAGTTCCAGCTCACCGTCAACGTCGCCGCATTAATCATCAACTTGGTGTCGGCGCTGACCTCCGGCAAGATGCCGCTGACGACCGTGCAGCTGCTGTGGGTGAACCTGATCATGGACACCATGGGAGCGCTGGCACTGGCGACGGACAAGCCCACCAAGGCGCTCATGCGCCACCCGCCCATCGGCCGCACGGCGCCGCTCATCAGCAACGCCATGTGGCGCAACCTCGCCGCGCAGGCCGCGTTCCAGGTGGCCGTGCTGCTGGCACTCCAGTACCGCGGCCGCGACGTCTTCGGCGTCGGCGAGAAGGCCAACGGCACCATGATCTTCAACGCCTTCGTGCTCTGCCAGGTGTTCAACGAGTTCAACGCGCGGGAGATCGAGAAGAAGAACGTCTTCGCCGGCGTGCTCAGGAACAGGATGTTCCTGGGGATCATCGCCGTGACTCTCGCCATGCAGGTGGTGATGGTGGAGCTGCTGACGAGGTTCGCCGGCACACAGAGGCTTGGGTTGGCGCAGTGGGGGTTCTGCGTCGCCATAGCTGCCATGTCGTGGCCGATTGGATGGGCGATCAAGTTCATTCCCGTGCCGGACCGCCCGATCCATGAGATCCTCGCGACGAGGAAATTCTTCTAG